The genome window ATCGGTTATCGCCCCCGCTGAACGGCGTCCAATATTCCAATTGGTGCTTCGGCGCGGGGACGGCGGCCGCCTCGGGCGAGAGCGGCTCCTCGCCGCCGAAGCAGCCCGCCAGCAGGACGAGCGCGGCGGCGGGCAGCCAGGAAGCGAGCCGTCGATGGATCCATCCGGTACGGTTCACCGGGCACTCCCCCTATTGTCGTGATGTCGTTTCGATCGCGTCGAACGTAAGCGGCCCCGTAGCCCCGTCGAGGACGACGTCGTTCGCGCCGGCCGCCAGCTTCACCCTGACCTCGACGGGCGCGAAGCGATTGCGCTCGCCCGGCGCGACTTCGACCTCAGCGGCGTCGCCGCCGTTCGCGCGGATGCGAAACCGCGCCGGCGAATCGGAGGCGTTGGAGACGTACGCCGTCACGACGTACGTGCCGGACACGGGCACCCGCACGTTCGCGAACCGGATCGCCGCCGCTTCCTCGCCCGCGGGCAGCTTCGCGACGCCCCAGCCCGTCGCGAACGGGTTCGTCTCAGCTAGCGCGCCGCCCTCCGCCTGCGCGTTCTCCGCCTCGTACCGCGGCAGCTCGATCGCCGTCACGCTCCAGTCGTCGCCGCCGGCGCGAATCGCGATCGCGTTCGCGCCTTCCGTAAGCGGCACGCGCGCGTACGCGTACCCCGTCTCGCCCGCGCCGGTCGGTGGCAGCGCCGCCTCGCCGGCGTAGACGCCGTTCGCCGATAACGCTGCGGGAACGACGTCTCCGCTCTCGTTCGTATAATGCACGAGCAGCGCGGCCGTCGTCTCGACGCTCGAGGCGATCCCTGCGAACGACAGCGCATCGCCTTCGAGGACGGCATGCTCGGCGCGGAAGACGCCGGCGCCCGACGGCGCTTCGATCGCCGTATCGAGCGACAAAGCCGGCCCGAACGAAGGCATCCCGTCCGCAGACCATACGACCTTCTGCGCGCGCGCCTTCCGGTTGTTCCAGCCGTCGGAGATGCCGCTCGTCGCGTGGTACACGATCCAGTCTTCCGTTCCGTCCGGCGACGTCGTGAACGAGTTATGCCCCGGGCCGTAGACGCCGGCTTCGTCGTTCATCGTCAGCAGCGGCGCTTGCGACTTCTTCCAGTTTTCCGGGACGAGCGGATCGGCGCCGGCTTCAAGCGTCAGCATCCCGATGCTGTAGAACGGCGTCCAACTGCCCGCGCCGGAATAAAACAGGAACGTGCGGCCGTTCTTTTTCAAAATCGCTTGCCCTTCGTTAATGTACGGCGGTCCGCCCGCGCGCTCCCAATCGAGGTCGGGCTTCGACAGCAGCACCCGCGGCCCGCTGATCGTCAGCGGATCGCTCATCGGCGCGATATACGTGTTCTGCGCGATGTTGACGTCGCCCTCCCAGCCCGACCAGACGAAGTACAGCTTGTCGTCCAGCTCGAGCGCGAGGCCGTCGATCGCCCACTTGTTCGTTTCGTCCGCGATTTGTCCGCGGAACGTCCACGACCCCATCGGGTCGTCCGTATCCGCTTCGAGCGCGTACATGCGGTGATTGTCGTTGAGGCCGTTGTCGGCGGCGAAGTAGATGTACCATTTTCCGCGTAAAAATTGGATTTCCGGGGCCCATAGATTGGCCGAATACATCGTGTCGACCGGCGGATACCAGACGACCTTGCGCTCCGCCCCGCGGAAGTCGAGCGTGCGCGATTTCATGACCATGACGTCCGCGCCGTTGTGCGTGAACGTCATATAGTAAAACCCGTCTTTGTATACGACGCTGGGATCCGGCGTATCGATCTCCGCCAGCGTGTTCTTGAACGTGCCTCCGTGCCCCGCGTAATCCACCGCGACCTCCGGCGCCTTCTCGTTCGCGCGCTGCATGATCATCCATCCTCCTAGAATCGCCAACGCCGCGACGGACGCGACGATGACGGTAACCGTTTTCTTATTTCTCCATCGGTCCATTCCGTTCCTCCCCGCTCGCTGAAACCCCTTATTTGATGCCGGACTGCGTAATGGCTCGCACGAACGACCGTTGTCCGAAAATGAACACCAGCAGCACCGGCAGCGCCGCGATCGTCGTCATCGCCATCAGCTTGCCATACGCTTGAGTATAACTGCCGTGGGCCATCATGGCGATCCCCGCCGTAATCGTGCGCATCTCCGGCGACGTCGTGGCGTACAGCGGCCAGACGAAGTCGTTGTACACGCCCATGAACGTAAATATGCCGAGCGTCACCATGATCGGGACCGAAGACGGCAGCAGGACGCTCGCGTATACCTGCCACTTGTTCGCGCCGTCGATGCGGGCGGCCTCCTCGATCTCTCGCGGGAACGAAACGAAAAATTGGTACAGCAGGAAGACGCCGAACGCGCCCGCCGTGTACGGAAGCACCAACGCGTAATACGTATTAATGAGCCCGAACTGGTTGAACTCCAGGTACATCGGCAGGAACGTGAGCACGCCCGGAATCATAAGCGACGCCACGAACATCGGGAACAGCACGCGGCGCAGCGGCACGTCCGGGAGCCTTGCGAGCGCGTACGCGGCCATCGAGTCGATCCACAGCACGAGCGCGGTGCCCGCGGCGCCGGCGAACAGCGAGTTGAAGATCCACCGGGTGATCGGCACGTTCATGAGCTCGCCCGTCAGGCCGTCCACGAAGTTGTCGAACGTCGGCTTCTTGGGGATGAAGTTCATTTGGCCGGCTAACGCCTCGAAGTCGTTTTTGAACCCGGTGGACAGCATCCAGACGAGCGGCAGCAAGAAGACGGCGGCCGTCGCGGCAGCGATCAGGACGAGGAGGGCGGTTCTTATTTTCTTCAGGTTCATGTTCCTGTTCATGTTCATGTTCATGGCGCTACTCCTTCCTTCCGTAAGTCAGGCGGTATTGAACGACCGACACCGCCATGATGAGCAGCGCCATCAGGACGGCCATGGCGGACGCGGAGCCGAGCTCCTTGCGGATGAACGCCTGATCGAGAATGTTGATGAGCAGCACCTTCGTGCTGTCGCCGGGGCCGCCGCGCGTCAGCAGGAACGGTTGGGCGTAGATATTGAACGACGCGATCGTCGACGTGATCAAGACGAAGAGCATGACCGGACGGATCGACGGCAGCGTAATGGCGACGAATTTGCGCCATGCGTTCGCGCCGTCGATGGAGGCCGCTTCGTAATGGTCCTCCGGCACCTCGTTGAGCGCGTTAATGAAGATGACCATATTAAAGCCGATCGTCCACCAGAGCGTCGCCAGCACGAGGGCGATCCACGCCCACGGCCGGCCGGTCAGCCACGGCGCCGGGTCGAGGCTGAGCTTGGCTAAGAAGCTGTTGATGAAGCCGGCGTTCGTATCGAACATCATGAGCCAAATAACGGCCATCACCGACGCGGACAGCGCGTACGGCAGGAAGTAGAAGGTGCGGAACAACCCCCGGATGCGGCGGGGCAGCGCGTTCACGAGCAGCGACAAGGCGAGCCCGAGAGCGATTAGGAGCGGTACGGAATAGATCACGAATTGCAGCGTCGCCCACAAGCCGTTGAAGAACAGGCTGTTCAGGTATGTTCCGGGAGTGAAGATGCTTGCGTAGTGTTGGAAGCCGACGAACGGATGCTCCTTCGAGAGCAGTTCGAATTCATGAAGACTGATGTAGATGCCATACAGGATCGGGATGAGCAAGAACAGCGCGAAGCACGCCAAATACGGAAGCACGAACAACGACGAAGTAAACCGGGACCGCCAGGACGCCCTCAGCAATACCGCCGCCTCCTTTGTTTGAGATTGATGGGGAAAAAGACGGGAGACTCGTTCGCTCTCCCGTCTTCTTCGCATGCGTCGTTTCGGTTACTTGCCGATCGCCTGCCGCGACTTCGCGACGGCGTCGTCCATCGCCTGCTGCGGGTCCTTCTCGCCGAGCAGCGCGCTGCTGAGCTCGCCCCAGATCGGCTCGGAGATCGTCGGCCAGTTGAGCACGTTCGGCGCGAACTGCACGTGCGGGAAGCTGCCTGCGATCGCGCTGTTCGGCAGCGCCTTGAACTCCTCGCTCTCGAGCATCGGCTTCGACGCGAGCGCCTGGCCCGACTTCGCCCACTCGATCGAATTCGACGCCACGTACTTGAGGAAGTCGCCGACCGCGTCGATCGTCGCTTCGTCCTTCAAGCTGGCCGGGATGACGAAGTTATGCGAGCCGCCGAAGACGGCTTGCTTCGCCTTGCCGAGCTGCGGCATCGGCGCGAGGCCGTAGTTGATGCCGGCTTCGTCGAACTGCCCCTTCATCCACGGGCCGTTGAACTGAATCGCGTTCTTGCCTTGGAGGAACAACGTGTTCTCGCCGTCCTGCTGTACGTTGCCTGGAGAGATGCCGCGGTCGACGAGGCTGCGCATCCATTGGATCATCTCGACCGCTTCCGGCGAGTTGTACGCGACGTCGCTGCCGTTCCACAGCTCGCCGCCGTTCTGCCAGACGAGCGTCGGGAAGATGAACTGCTGCGGCCAGAGCGTCGGCAGCACGTACCCGTATACGCCGGCGTTCGCGTCCGTCAGCTTCGTCACCGCCGCCTCGAACTCTTCCATATTCGTCGGAGGGGCGGCGATGCCGGCCTTTTGGAACAGGTCCTTGTTGTAGTACATGACCAGCGGGTGAATGTCGAGCGGGATACCATACCACTTGCCGTCGATCGTCGAATATTCGACCGGCGCTTCGACGTAGTCCGCTTTGTTGATGCCTGCGGCGTCGGCCAGCGGCTCCATCGGCGCGAGCTGGCCCTTGCTGACGTAGGTCGGGATTTGGTCCACGTGCATGATCATCAGGTCGGGGCGTTCGCTCTCCGTGCTGAGCGCCACGTCGAGCTGCTTATAATATTCGCCGTTCGGCTGGATGACGAAGTTCACCTTCACGCCGTCCTGCGACGCGTTGTACTTATCCACCATCTCCTGCATGAACGGGCCGTCCGCGCCGGAGAACGGCGACCAGAACAGCACCTCCGTCGTGCCGCCGCCCCCGCCGCCGCTATTGCCGCCGGATGTCGACGTGCCGCCTCCGGCATCGCCGCCTCCGCCCGTACCGCCTCCGCCGCCTCCGGAGCACGCCGTGACGGTCATCGCCCCGGCGATCAGCAGCGCCGTAAGGCCGAACTTTCGTTTGTCGTTCATTTCCTGTTTCCCCCTAGAATCGAATGGTAACCGCTTCCTTGCTTCTCATGTTACCGGGCGGGGGAAGGCGGAAGAATGGCGTTTTTTTGGGGGGACCGGACATTTTTTTAGGTGATGGATGGGATGCCGCCTCCGACTTGAAACGGAAATCCTCCCTCTAATTCGAACAGCGGGGCTTTCCTTGACACACCGAAACGGAAAACCTCCCTCTAAATCAGCTCCGCGACACGAAAATCGGGCCATCCGCCGAAATTAGATGGAGGTTTTCCGTCTAAACAAGCAAAACAGGCCGTTCCTCCTTGAATTAGATGGAGCTTTTCCGTCTAAATAAAAAGCGCCCGAGCCGGAGGAGTCCGACTCGAGCGCCGCATCTTACTGATTCATGTAATACATAAGCAATCGATGCACGATCGCGGCGGCTTGCGCCCGCGTCGCCGGCTCCGCTGGCGCGAATCGCCCATCTTCAAGACCGGTGACGATGCCGGCGCTCCGAAGCGAAGCGGCTGCCTCGAGCGCGTAAGCGGCGATGTCCGCTTGGTCCGCGAAGCGCTCCGCCGCCCCGCGTTCGAGCGCGGCGCCTGCAAGCGATGCCGCACGGAACGTCATCGCCGCGATATCTTGGCGCGCGATCGGTTCGTCGGCGCCGAAGCTGCCGTCGGCTCGGCCGTTCGCGATGCCGAGACGATACGCTTCCGTTACGACGTCGTAATGCCAATCGTCCCTCGCTACGTCCGAGAACGCGGCCGCCGCCCGATTCGTCTCGATCGACCCGAAGTCGAACGCGCCCATCAACAGCTTCAAGTATTCGACTCTCGTAATCGGGCGCTGCGGCTCGAATACGTTCGGACGTACGCCGTTCAAGACGTCTCTCGCGGCGAGCGCTTCGATGTCCGCCCTCGCCCACGGCACCGCGCCGATATCGTCGAACGATACCGCTCGATGCGCCGCGGCATACCGGCTAAAGTGCTTCGGCTCGAACGTTACCGCACCCGTCGCTTCGTCGTACAGCGAAGCGGGCACCGCCTCCAACTCGCCGGCATCGGTAAGGTAATACACGACGACCCGGTTGGGGGCTTGGCCGGACTTCAGCGCATAATTCATTCGAACGGTGACGCCCTTGGCCGTCTCGAACGCGGACACCGGTTCCCCGTCGACGACGATTTCGAAATCGTACACCGGGTTGTCGCCGATCCGCGCCGCCGCTTGCGGAGACAGCCCTTCGGCCGCGACGACGGCTACTCTGAATTCTGCCTCCGTCGCTCCCGCGAATCGCTCCAACTCGTCGAGCGTCGCCGTGACGACGGCGAAGCCGGCGTCGATCGCCAAGGACGTCTTCCTGCCGGCCCGCAGCGCTTCGACGACGGTTCCCGCCGGAAGCGAGACGCGCACGGTATGGACCGTCTCCTCGCTTTCGGCGACCCGAAGGAGAACCGTACCGGTATCCGCCCCTTCGACGGCTTCCCCGAACGCTTCCTTGCCGACCGACGCGCTCGCCACGCCTTCCTTCACCTGCGCCGGTATGATTAGCCCGCCGTTCGCCACTTGCTGCGTCGATTCCCCGGCGCCCGGCGTCGTTCCCGTTCCCGGGCTCGGAGCCGGGTTCGTACCCGGATTCGGATCCGGATCGGGATTCGTGCCCGGATCCGGGTCGGACGATCCGGGGTTCGCCGTAAACTTCCAAATATCCGAAAACGCCTTCGCCCCATGCTCGTCTTCCGCGATCGCATACCATTCGTAATTCCCGGCGGTCAACCCGACCCAATCGAACGATGCGTTCGCTCCGCTTTGCACGTTCTCGACGGTCCCGATCGGCTGATCCGAATACACGTTCACGGCGAAATAATCGGTCGCGACCCGCTTCGTCTTCGGCGTCAAATCCAAATCGAGCGAAAACTCGTCCTTGTTCGGATACTGTTCAGGATCGTAAAAGTTGTAATCGTCCAAATACGGCGAATACGTCTTGATATGCAACTTATTGTTATCGATGTCGAATTGCATCAAGCGGATATAGCCTTGCCCGCCTTCCGGACCGCCTTGATAGTCCGCGAGCATCTGGTACACGCTGCGGTCCGGCGCGCCGTCTCCGTCGTCGTCGATCTCGTCGACGAGCAGCTCGGCGTCGTGGTAATGACCCGATAACACCGCGATCACATTAGCGTTCGGCACGACGACCTGCTCGTGAATTTTGTCCGCGATCGGCGCGCGGTTGCCCGACACGAGCAAATACTCATGGAAGTTCAGAACGGCCATTCGATCCGGATATTGCTTCAATACCCGGTCCATCCACGCGATTTCCTCGTCGCCGATGCCCCAGCCCATGTACAGGAAAATATAATCGTTCCCGTGCGAGGAAACCAAATCGTAATGCCCGCGGTTATTGTTGTAAGAGCCGCCGAACGTATCCTGACCCTTAAATCGGTCTTCGCCGAAGTAGGTCCAGTAATTGTCGTATGCGCCTTGCTTGCCGGACACGTCATGGTTGCCCGCCAAGACGCCGTACGGAATGTTCGCGTCTTCCAACACTTTCATGTTCTCCGAAGCGACGGCCCATTGATACGGCTTGTCGGCTTCGTCGACCAGATCGCCGGTATGCGTCACGTATTCGATCTTCATCTCGTCTTTCTTCTCGGCGATCCACTCCACGATATCTTGGTAAATATGCGGATAGCTCTCCGAGTAATATTGCGTGTCGGACATCCACACGAACGAATAGTCGTAGTCGTCCTCGGTCGGCGGAATTTCGTCCTGCACCATCAGCTTGATCCGCCGGTCGACCGCGTAATCGCCTGCCTCCACCTCGGCGGTCAACGCGAAGTCTTCCGTTCCGGCGACTTGCGAATCCAGCGCGTTCCATATCTCCCCGATCGGGTCCCAAGCGTACAACGTCACCTTACGGCCTTCGAGCGAATGGCCCTTCCATTCGACGCGAACCGGATCCGACTCCTTCACGGACGCGTCCAACGTCACTTCG of Paenibacillus antri contains these proteins:
- a CDS encoding family 43 glycosylhydrolase, with the protein product MDRWRNKKTVTVIVASVAALAILGGWMIMQRANEKAPEVAVDYAGHGGTFKNTLAEIDTPDPSVVYKDGFYYMTFTHNGADVMVMKSRTLDFRGAERKVVWYPPVDTMYSANLWAPEIQFLRGKWYIYFAADNGLNDNHRMYALEADTDDPMGSWTFRGQIADETNKWAIDGLALELDDKLYFVWSGWEGDVNIAQNTYIAPMSDPLTISGPRVLLSKPDLDWERAGGPPYINEGQAILKKNGRTFLFYSGAGSWTPFYSIGMLTLEAGADPLVPENWKKSQAPLLTMNDEAGVYGPGHNSFTTSPDGTEDWIVYHATSGISDGWNNRKARAQKVVWSADGMPSFGPALSLDTAIEAPSGAGVFRAEHAVLEGDALSFAGIASSVETTAALLVHYTNESGDVVPAALSANGVYAGEAALPPTGAGETGYAYARVPLTEGANAIAIRAGGDDWSVTAIELPRYEAENAQAEGGALAETNPFATGWGVAKLPAGEEAAAIRFANVRVPVSGTYVVTAYVSNASDSPARFRIRANGGDAAEVEVAPGERNRFAPVEVRVKLAAGANDVVLDGATGPLTFDAIETTSRQ
- a CDS encoding carbohydrate ABC transporter permease, whose amino-acid sequence is MNMNRNMNLKKIRTALLVLIAAATAAVFLLPLVWMLSTGFKNDFEALAGQMNFIPKKPTFDNFVDGLTGELMNVPITRWIFNSLFAGAAGTALVLWIDSMAAYALARLPDVPLRRVLFPMFVASLMIPGVLTFLPMYLEFNQFGLINTYYALVLPYTAGAFGVFLLYQFFVSFPREIEEAARIDGANKWQVYASVLLPSSVPIMVTLGIFTFMGVYNDFVWPLYATTSPEMRTITAGIAMMAHGSYTQAYGKLMAMTTIAALPVLLVFIFGQRSFVRAITQSGIK
- a CDS encoding carbohydrate ABC transporter permease gives rise to the protein MLRASWRSRFTSSLFVLPYLACFALFLLIPILYGIYISLHEFELLSKEHPFVGFQHYASIFTPGTYLNSLFFNGLWATLQFVIYSVPLLIALGLALSLLVNALPRRIRGLFRTFYFLPYALSASVMAVIWLMMFDTNAGFINSFLAKLSLDPAPWLTGRPWAWIALVLATLWWTIGFNMVIFINALNEVPEDHYEAASIDGANAWRKFVAITLPSIRPVMLFVLITSTIASFNIYAQPFLLTRGGPGDSTKVLLINILDQAFIRKELGSASAMAVLMALLIMAVSVVQYRLTYGRKE
- a CDS encoding ABC transporter substrate-binding protein; protein product: MNDKRKFGLTALLIAGAMTVTACSGGGGGGTGGGGDAGGGTSTSGGNSGGGGGGTTEVLFWSPFSGADGPFMQEMVDKYNASQDGVKVNFVIQPNGEYYKQLDVALSTESERPDLMIMHVDQIPTYVSKGQLAPMEPLADAAGINKADYVEAPVEYSTIDGKWYGIPLDIHPLVMYYNKDLFQKAGIAAPPTNMEEFEAAVTKLTDANAGVYGYVLPTLWPQQFIFPTLVWQNGGELWNGSDVAYNSPEAVEMIQWMRSLVDRGISPGNVQQDGENTLFLQGKNAIQFNGPWMKGQFDEAGINYGLAPMPQLGKAKQAVFGGSHNFVIPASLKDEATIDAVGDFLKYVASNSIEWAKSGQALASKPMLESEEFKALPNSAIAGSFPHVQFAPNVLNWPTISEPIWGELSSALLGEKDPQQAMDDAVAKSRQAIGK